AGTGCAGCTCCGATCCACGCCAGGATAGGAACTTCAACATGGCCCTTGCCGCCCGCTTCGCTTGGCCGAGTAGGGAAAGAGTAGAGGCAGCGGGAAGAGGTGAAACACAGGGCCCGTCGATTGCGAGCCTGTTCGGGCAACGCAGCAGAGGTTACACAGGGGGTGCGGCGCCGTCTGGGTGGGGAGGCGAGCGTGTGGTGCTGGAGGCGCGCGGTGAGAACATGAATGACAGCGTATGGTATGAAATTATGAATCGAGGGATTAGAAAAGGggaagaaaaaaaaaaaaaaaaaaaaaatcaATTTCCAGGCCGGTACAGGTTGGGTTCGGGGTTTGTGTACGGGGGTTAGCAGGGGCGGAAGGAGAGCAGCAGCGTTTTCCGTGGGAGCAGAGATTGCGAAACCAAACCACGGGCTTGGTGTATCCTGATGAAACCCTCAGGCATCATCCTCTCACATGACGCCGGGGCGCTGACGCGGTGGCTGCGACAGTACCAACGGGACAAGGGCATTCGTGGCCCCTCTCCCCTTCACTTTGCCTCACGATGCTCACCCCGCCAGCAAAGTAGGGTGCGTGTGTGTTGCGCACTACCGTGCAGGCGTGTGTGGAAAGCCGGGTAGGCAGAGTGGTGGGTGGACAGAGGGTTTGAGAGGACACGCGGCCGTGTTTGGCGTGGGGGCGAAGCGAGACTGTGGCGCGCAAGCCTCAGGCTGGGACAGGTGCGTGTGTGAGGGGGCGAATGCGAACAAGTGCTGGCCTGCTGCCACGAACGGGCTGTTCATGATTCGCGGCTGTTGTGAGGCTCTCGCTGTTGAGCATCGAGACCCACTGTGTTCGCGTGTGGTATGGGGTAGCGCAATATCAGTGCGGTGCATGTTCGCAGCAGTTGCGTGCGTGCTTCAGGGGGGGCAGACGACCAGACGTCGATTTGGGATAGGTCGAGTCTACTGTCTACTGTCTATTGCTGTCTCCCGTGTACGGTGTGGTATACTGTCCACGCCTGCTGTCTATGCTTACGGTGTGTGGTATACTGTCTACGCTACGGTGTGTGGTATACTGTCTACGCTACGGTGTGTGGTATACTGTCTACGCTACCATGGATGGTGTACTGTCTACGCTACCGTGTATGGTGTACTGTCCACGTCTGCTGTCTATGCTTACGGTGTGTGGTATACTGTCTACGCTACGGTGTGTGGTATACTGTCTACGCTACGGTATGTGGTATACTGTCTACGCTACCATGGATGGTGTACTGTCTACGCTACCGTGGATGGTGTACTGTCCACGTCTGCTGTTTGTGCTTACCGTGTACATGGACCCTGTATGGAACGGTCGGCGTCGGCGAGAAACACCGGGTCTGGTGAAGCACACAGAGGTGGGCGTCGCTCTGGGTGCTGATATGCTGGTGCCGTTGCAGCCTTCTCTCCCGTGCAGGGCGCTGAATGGCTGCTGGCTGCAGGGAGTGGTATTAATAGAACCAGCCGGCGCTTAGGCCAACGACGGCGCCTCGACTTCTCCATCCATGCACGCCGCCGGTCCAGTGGGCTTCAGTTGGCTTCAGTTGGCTTCACGGCACCCACCACTGGCCAGTGCACACTCCACCGCGGCCGCCCACGATCCCCTTCCTCGCGGTAGTGGCTCTGGCAACCCTGCGCCTGTCCGACGACCGCCCGGCCTCTCTCGTCGCACGCCTGCACGACCGCACGACCGCACGACCGCACGACTGCACCTCTCTCCACGGCCTGACCTTTGACCCTTTGGCCCTCGCGCGCGCCCTCGGCTGCACTGCACCACGCCGCGccgcactgcactgcactgcactgcaccgCACAGCACCTCGCTGCACCGCACCCACCGCCAGGCGCATCCGCTTACCCAGTCACTCCCTCAGGCGCTTCGAGGATCCGGCATCCTCGCGTGCGCACTCGCCCAACGACGCCCtccgctgccgccgctgctCTCGGCGACTTGGTGCGTAGCCATGTCTCTTTCCTCTCGTGCTTCGCCGTCCCTTCTTTCCGCTCTGCTCtcctctgctctgctctgctcgtCTGAAGCCTGTCGCTCCGTGGCGACCTCGCCCGTGACCCTGCACGCTTCGACGCCGCACCTCTCACTGCCCCTGCCATGTCTGCCTCGACCCCAATAGCACCCAAAGTGCACCACGCTGACACACCCTCTCCCAGAACGACCTCGCCCGCACCCACTCTCTCCTTTCCTTCCCACCATTCTGAACCCACACTCGCGCACTACAGCCGCAGGTCCAGCACCCCGAGCGCTCACCCTCTCCGCGTCACCCCTCCCCCACCGCCCCCCAGCATGCCGACAACGACATCGAGAACATACACGTCCGTGCCCTCGTTTGGCGCCGTCTTTGGAGCAGAGCCACCACGCAACCTTACACACAACCTGCCACCTGCCCAGACAACAGACCACGACCCAAGTACCGTACATGGCAACAATGTAGCACAACGCACCTCGAGCGGGAACACAACACACGGCGCtcccttctcctccttccacAACCACCACGACTCGCGCGACAGCAACTCGACCGCCTCCTCGGACAATtcacccaccaccaccataTCCACCATGGACTCATCATCCGTAACCGACCCTTCGCCAGGGCCGTCGCCCGAGTCGCCCGTGCCCAAGAGCACGAACCACTCCTTCGCCGCTGATTTCAGGGCCCGGAGACCGgagacggcagacggcacATCCTCCACAACCAACTTCTTTGAGTTACAACGACCCGCGACCCCAGCAAAGAAGGCACGCAATCTGAAGAATCTGGGTATCAACACCACGACTTCGCTCACCAATCTCCGCGCCCAGGCTCCCGCGGCTCTGGCAGCGCCAGACAACAAGGAGAAGAACAGCTCTGCACCGCCCTCGCCTTTGTTCATCAAGCCTCCAACACCACCACGAAGACGGCCGTCGAACCTGAGCTTAACAATAGCAACCCCTGGTATCAACGACAACAAGCCTACCCGACTCGTCATCCCTTCTACGCCGTCACTTGGCCGACCAGCCTTACGTCACTTCCAGTCGTCGCCCTCCCTGCCATTATGCTCACCAAGCGTTGCCCCAGCTGGCGGAATGAAACTACCCGCCCTGCGTCCAATCGTAACCAAGAGCAGTGGCTTGTCAGAAGTGCCGTTTGAGatggaggaggaagaggaggagccAAACTTCGACATACCGCAATCAAAAGAAGAGAAGCCTGCTGCATACCCCAACGGACCCATCTGTATCTACCCCGCTGGTGTCTACCTCTACTTCGAACCGACCGCCGAGCAAGCTGCGACCTTTGACGTGATTGTCAACGTTGCGAGCGAAGTCCAGAATCCATTTACATCATCTAACTCTGAGTCTCAGAAAGACCTGAACGCTAGGAGAGTCGATGGACCGGCGGCGGAGAACGTTGATTTTGCCGCGCTGTCACAACAACCGAAATCTACGTTTGGCTTCGGGAATGATTCGCCGACTACACCCAAGGCTACGCCCCCCGTTCTACAGACGATACAGCCTGGTGAAACCGTGCTCAACGGTAAGACCTATCGTACGCCTGAGTATATCCACATGCCATGGGAGCACAATACCGACATCGTACCCGATTTGTACAAGTTGGTCAAAGTCATGGACGACCGAGTGAAGCGAGGGAAGCGCGTGCTCGTACATTGCCAGTGTGGTGTCAGTCGTTCTGCCAGTTTGGTCGTTGCTTACGGCTTGTACAAAGAGCCCGAAGTTAGCGTTCAGGAAGCATACGACAAGGCCAAGAAGCGCAGCAAGTGGATCGGGCCCAACATGAATCTGATCATGCAACTTCAGGAGTTCCGCAATGGCCTTCTTAGGCAAAACCAAAACAGCCGTTCGCAAAACCAAGGCTTTGGGAGAAGGGTTGGCTTTCCTTCCACGGCAGCTACCAATAACAGGTTTTCTTGTCCCAATCCTGAGAGAGACGACGTTTCGGGGTCGCGCGTGCCCCAGACAGCTCCATTGCCACCGGACACCGACATGAGCATGCAGCGAGCCAGTACGGGCAATATGATGGCCATTTCTCCTGGACCGCTCTCCGCTCCTAGTGGTGCGTTTGGCGCGCGATTCCGTAACTCTTGGGATTCGAGCCAATCCAACTTCGACCTCTCCCCTACCTCCACACCAAACACTATCCCCTATGTCGATCCCAAGGGGCACGTCGTACCTGTCGTCGAAGTCACAGTCAACGGTCCTCCTTTGACACCAATGGAGGTTCCCGCTATTCCCGAGATTGTACACCCAGAGCCGGAGCCTACGTTACAAGCACCAAACGTTCCAAACTTTTCGCGTCAACTTTCGTTGCGATCATACTCGGATGCTCCCGTAGAGCGGTCCATTGAGACGAAGAGCACTCACTTGGCGCCAATGAAGCCAATGGGATTCGCACCGCTCAAGTCACCCGTTGCATTGACATTCAACATTCCTTCGTACAGCACGCAACAAGACCGGGACGATGACTATGAAATTAAATCTCCAGTAAAGACGTCTTTCGATTTGCCGTGGCCTTCAGAGTACGACGAGCCAGAACCTTCATTGTTGGCACCAAAAGCTCAAGATTCTTTCTACCTTGGCGCGCCTCCCAAGTCCCCGATGTTCCCTCCCCCACGTCTGACCTTGCCAAAGTCAAGAAGCGATCGCAGTGAGAAGCCGTGCGGCTTTTTACCGTTTCGCCCTGCTCAAGAAGCAGATCAATCGGCGCAGTCGGAGACGTTCGCCCGCACTGAGAACCCACCTGCCCTTGAGCAAGCCTCTAAACTGGCCTCTCCGACGTTTGGCTCGTTTCCTGAAGTTGCGTTCAGTCCCAGCCGTGTGCTAGACACAGGATCGAAGTCTCCAAGAGCCGCGGAATTCCACATGGCTCCGCTAAGACCCACGACTGCTGATGAAGATCCGTTTGGATTGACATCTCCAACAAGGAGAGATTTTTCATCCGGTAACCCATTCGACAACCTGGCGAGCTCTCAACACTTTGGATGCGACGATCGACGTCCGGCATTCCAAGCCATCCTCCCACCTTCACACCAGACCTTCAACGGCTTTGCTTCACTCGATGGACACGCACGCACTCCGTCGAACCAAACGTTGGAACAACCTCTGGCTCCAATACAAGCGCCTCCCCCGAAACGTAAACTCAACATTGACTCGCGCGTTGACAGCTTGAGTGCTTTTCCAGAGACCAACGTCATCGCTGCCACTCCGACGCAGGCCTCTAATCAAGTGATGCCACCAGAGAGGCCCCAGACACCGCGAACCAAGGAGTTTCTAGCGACCCCTGCCAAAGCGATTCGTACACGATTCTCAGCGCCGAACATGAAAGAGCAAAGACAGTTGTCGAAGCTTCAGTCCGAGATGGAGTCTAAACTAGCGAACAGACCTGAGGCTCCCCAGCAAGCGATGGATGACCTGGATGCATTGATGTCGCCGCGTGCCGAAGAGTTTACCAGGAATCCCTTTCACCTTGATCTACGTCCCTCGGCCGAGGAGGTCAGCCCTGCCTCTTCCGATGAGACGATCAAAGATGAAAAGAACAGTCACACCTGGAGCAAGGCACCGCGACCATGGACGCCTGAGAAACTCACAGTCGATCCTAGAAGTCCAGCGCAAACAGGCAGTAGTCCCATTGTGCGAAACATCTGGGACGTGTTATGATCGACGACTTCATGCACATATTCGAATTCGTTTCTCCACAGATCCGACTCGCCAACAGATACGGTCTTTATCAGTGCTGACCAAGCTGTGATGCGACGCCGGTCTGTGCGATTTCCGGACCAATCTCCGCTCCACTCGCCAATGGAAGTTTGTCGGCGACCTTGTCCGAAGGAAAGAATCATCAAGGCCATGAAAAGGCGTTTAAGTTTGACCGTTGACATGGCAAATCTCCGACCAAGGGCACTAGTCTGTATCAACGACGCGTCCCAGCACGCGTCGTTCACAAGACACGACCAAGTCGTGCACAAGGACTTGTAACGCGACATGTTCTTGCGTAAGGCCTTCTGCAAACAAGCACGTTTTTCTTTATGTTTCCTCTCCTATGTTTAAGCCACCATACCCCGGCTCTCGCTCTCGACCGTGGGGGACACCGCGCGTTGAATTACAAAGCATCGTAATGTTCTAGTCCTAGTTACCTACTCTAGTCCCGCGACAGCCTCCTCCACACATTTCCATTCGCTCCATCATAACATCATATCGTTACATATCCACTCGCTTGTATATCGTCATCTCCATCATCATATCTCAATTACGAATTACGCATCAGGCGCGCTTTGGGGAGTCTTCGCCTCTGCGTTACCTCGGCGTCTTCATTCACACTAGTCCCCGCGCATCGCACTATCGAGGAGTATTTAAGGGGTCGTACTGGTCTAGTCGAGTTTATATGCGCGGATGAAGGAAATCTGTACCCTCGTTTCTGCAATCTTGGTTCCTTTGGGGTGGAAGATGGGAAGGAAGCGGGGGATATGTATATCAATTTCAAATATACTATCGGTGTTGATGTTGCGGTTACACTCTTCGTTGCGTTCTGTTGAGGTAACGAACGGAAGGATACAGTCGTGCTGAGAACGACGCTGCAACCCAAGGCTGTAGACACTGACCTGACGGCAGGCAGCAAGTATGAATAGGTAAGCCTCGTTTAGGGAAGAGGGGGTTGGTTTGTTGTTCATGAGTATAAGCATTCCATGTTTTGTAGCCTTTTGGTAAGTCTGGCTTGACTCTTGCTAACTTGACGGAGAACTCGAAGTACTGACTCAGTCCGAACTCCTCAGATTCCGGGCTCCGTGTTTGAAATGGCAATGCAGGCGCACAGTCTCTCGCTTACGTATCTGGCTCCTGCGCGAGCGAATGGCGGACCGTACAACCGTCCAGCGACTCTTCCAACCTCCTCATCACCAACCTCTTTGCAGATCTTCGTTCTCACAACATATCTCGCTATGAATTGCTTGTGTCTCATGATCTCGCTATACAGTCCTTGTTGATTGTCAGTTATGGCCACAAACAATGACCCGTCACTAACAGCGACAGCCGTAGAGATTGCGACGTGATGGTGTCCGTAACGATGCGACACAAGAATCTTACGAGTTCTGAATGAGTTCTGCAATCAGTCCTGCAGCCAAGAAGACGCATCGTGGAGTTGCACATACACCGCCACGAACGACATGTCGTTGAACCTTCGAGCCTGCTTTTGCCGTGGACGACTTCACAGGCTACGCACATCATGCCTGTATGGACGTTAGTCTAGCTGCATCTGGAGACGTATCCGCACATTTAGCCAGTAATGAGATCTTCCGGGAAGCTACACAAGCAAGCAACTATGCAAGGCTCGTAGTTTCGCCGATCTTGTGAGGGGTAGTAGTGGGGAAAGTCTGGGGTCATTAAGCTTCGATCCGTGGTAGCGAAATTGACTACAAAACAACGGATGTACCTCGTCAACCTCGAAGATGTATCACACTACGGCAAGGATTAGACAAAATGCTTTGCTCAACAAAGCTTGTCGCGTCGGTGGTTTTGGCTGGCGTAGTCGCCTCCCAGCATGGTACATCATTACAACTCCCTACACTCATTACTAGAAACCGTCCTGACAACCTCCAGCTATCACAGCTAATGGAGGCAACTTCACACTCACCGGAGATGATTCTTCGTACCTATTCCACGTCAACACTGAAAATGGCGATTTGATATCGGACCACTTTGGCGCCCCGGTAACAGATTTCATTCCGCCAGCATACATCCTCCCCTGGGGTTGGCATGATAGCAGGGCCAACGACCGGCGCGAATTCCCAGATGTTGGGAGAAGCGATATCCGTTTGCCCGCAATTCATATCGAACACTCGGACGGAGACACTGTGTCAGCGTTTCTCTACCAAAGCCATGAGATCGTTCCCGGGAAGCCGTCCATAGCTGGATTCCCGGCAACGTACGGTGGTGATGCGGATGTGACAACCTTGCAGGTTCAGCTTTATGATAACGTTTCTGCTGTTGGGGCCGTACTCTCGTACTCGATCTTCCCCAAGTACAACGCCGTTGCCAGGAGCTTCAAACTTACCAATAACGGTACCGGTGACATCGTTGTGGAGAGAGCTGCGTCTTTCAGTTTTGATTTTCCTAATCTTGACTTTGAAGTTATCGAGCCTCACGGCGATTGGTATCATGAGTTCAATACGGTCCGACGCAAGGTGGATTATGGAGAGACCAGCTTCCGCTCAACTGAAGGCTACGCCGGACACACACACAATCCCTTCTATGCGCTTGTGTCTCCCAGCACAACAGAGAGCGGTGGCGAAGCATGGGGCTTCAACCTAATCTGGTCGGGGTCCTTTGAAGCAACCATCGAGAAGGCCTCCAACGGCTATGTACGAGCTTTGCTCGGCCTCAATCCGCTCCATACAAGCATTCGCGTTGCTCCTGGTGGCACCTTTCAAAGCCCGGAAGCCGTGGCTGTCTACAGCTCCTCTGGAATCGGCGGAGTCTCCCGCGCGTATCATGATCTTTACAGAAACCATCTGTCTAGGCACAAGGCTACTCACGAGACTCGGCCGATCTTGCTGAATAGTTGGGAAGGATTGAGTTTCAACATCAACGACACAGCTATCGTCGATCTTGCCGGGCAGGCAGCGGACCTTGGTATCGAACTCCTCGTAGTAGACGACGGTTGGTTTGGTAGATCCTATCCTCGCAACAACGACAGCTTGGGGCTGGGCGACTGGACTGTGAGTGACTACCTGCTCACATGAATCCAGAGCTTACTAACAACGCCAAGCCCAACCCAGTCAAATTCCCACAGGGGCTCGGTCCTCCCATCGATCAGATTATTCGGATCGACGTGGCAAACGCAACTACAAATGCCAGCACCAACTCACCGATGAAGTTCGGAATCTGGGTTGAGCCGGAGATGGTGAATTTGAATTCGACCCTATACAATGAGCATCCCGATTGGGTATTGCACGCCGGCAAACATGCAAGAACTCTGACTCGCAATCAGTTCGTCTTGAACGTTGGGTAAGCTATTCTATGATCAGGTTGGCATTTGCTGGCTGACAAACCATAGACTGCCTGAGGTACAGGACTTCATCATCGAGACGCTCTCCAATCTTCTTGACTCGGGAAGCGTGAGATACATCAAGTGGGATAACAACCGAGGCAAGTCTTTGAATCGTCAGTGTTCTCGCTCTACTGATACTCTTTAGGGATGCATGAGCTCGCTCGTCCGTCTGACACGTACCAGTACATTCTGGGTCTTTATCATGTAATCGACACCTTGACGACGAAATACCCTGACGTCTTGTGGGAGGGGTGTGCCTCCGGCGGAGGTCGATTCGATGCTGGTGCGTACCAGAAACAACCCTTGATCTTGCAGAGCTAACGTTCCAGGTCTCCTCCACTACTGGCCTCAGCACTGGACTTCCGACAACACAGACGCAGCAGACCGGCTTCAAATCCAACTCGGCACTTCGCTCGTCTACCCGCCCTCCGCCATGGGCTGCCACATCGCAAAGTCCCCCAACGGCGTGACCGGAAGAGCGACCAGCTTCACTTACAGGGGCCACGTAGCCATGATGTGCGGCAGCTTCGGCCTGGAACTAAACCCACACGAGCTCTCCGAGGAAGAAACCGCAGCGCTCCCAGCAATCATGGCAGAAGCGCACCGCATAAACCCGATAGTCATCTCAGGCCACTTCTACCGTCTCGCAGGCCCGCAAGCTAGCAACTGGCCAGCCGTGCAGTTTGTGAGCGCGGACGGGAACGAGGCCGTCGTGATTGCCTTCCAGCAACAGTACACGACCAAGCCTGCCGCGCCACCTCTGAGACTGCAAGGCTTGGACCCAAAGGCCAGGTACTTCAACAGCTTGGACAACGGGACGTACAGCGGTGCTACGTATGCGAATGCGGGGATCAACGCTGGCTGGGATCGTGGCGTGTATCAGAGCAAGCTGATCTGGCTGGAGAAGCAGTGAGGTGGTTTGGTATATTTCGACTATAGATCCCGACTAGTCACAAGCAACGCAGTGACATTCCGGCTCAACATCGACACGACAAGACGTGTAGGCGATGTCCCTAGTGAACACCTGTTGACATGTGCATATTGAACGCCCTTGAGCTGCAATGCTTTCGTTGATATAGTACAAAAATGCTCGCGCCACCTCATGCTGCCTGCCAACGAAAAAGCATCGTCGATCTATCTCCTAGCCAGCAAAACTTACACACCAGGCATACCCAAGTAAGCCCTCATAGCCGGCACGCCTCTTGGTGCAAAATACACCGTGTACAGTCCAGCAAAGGCAACAGCCAAGCCTGTGAACTTCTCAAACCAGGTGTGGAAGTACGCCGCAGTCATCAACAACATCCACCACATCAGCGCCGCAACGCCCAGCGCGAACTTGACACCCCTAGCCGTTGCCTCGCCTTCAGGCTTCTGGACCTCCTTCTCCACAGACACACTTGCAACCTTGCCGTCGGGGAGTGTGATGAGACGGCCATCCCTTAGCCCCTCAACGCGCGTCAAGGCAGGTAGAAATTCCAGCCAGAGCAGACTCGATCCCATGATAAGCAAGAAAACGTGGCCCGAGATATCGTGTCCGCCCTTCCAGCTGCCACCGACAGCCTTGCACGTTGCAGCAGTGATGAACTCCTTGGTGTCGCTCATCTCAGCTCTCGCGAGCGGGTCTCTCGCCAGCTCGCACGCGCCGCCCGTGAGTTTGAATCCGCGGTCGATCAGCGGCGGGCCGAAACACCACTGCGTGACGAGCACCCACCACGTCGTCACGACTGTATATCGCAACACCGCTCTGGCTCTCCTCGCAGACAGTCCTCGCCCGAAACCGGGATGCATGAGCACGAACATTGCGAATGCGAGGGTGGCCCAGAACCAGCCAATCTTCACAAAGTAGACGTTGAAGACGTTCTTCTTCAGCGCGAAGTAGCTGGGCGCGAATTCAGGCGGATGCGACTGTGAATCAGCGGAGTAAGGAGCGGCGCGAGACGCTGGCGAGATGGTGCTGATTATGCTGCCCATGAGCAGAGTCGCGGGGTAGATGGAGATGAGAAGCGCTTCGAGGCGGGTCGGGAGGAAAGGCGAGCGGCGCGCGCTGGAGGTGGCAGGCTTGATAGTGCCCCCGGGCATGCCAGCGGTTATAGGCGCGGAGCCGTTCGTTTCTGAGACGGAGGTGTAGGTGTGTTTGCGGCGAGCGGCCATTGTCGTGGGTGTGGTATAAGAAGGTGATGGAGTGGGAAGTGCCGCTCAGGGTTGTGCACAAGAGAGGGGTAGCGAAATGTTTGGCGCCCAAGACACACGTCCGACGGCAGTGCTAGAGAGATGAGTGAAGTGTGGTTGACAGAAGAACACACAACCTTTGGTTTGTGCGCGACGACTCGAGAGACGGCGATGACGTTACGTTGATTTTCTGCAGCTGTGGCTggtgccgctagccccttCCAGCACGCTACCCCAGGTACTGCTTCCTTTGCCTTCCGTCGTAAACTGTGGACAGATCTGATCACTGCAAGAGTGTGTTAGCTATGCCTGAGGGACATTATTAGCACAGGACCATATTTGTAAGCCACGTGCACATTTGAAATAGTGTATTGAAGTTACTCTTCTTTTGTCTATTAATACATTCGAGTCTTTTGTGGCGAAAGAGCCTATCAGcttattcttcttcttcttcttcttcttcttcttcttcttcttcttcttcataAACGCTGCATGAACGCTGCTCGTGAACTCAATCTCCTCCCTGTTCACTCCTGTCCATCCCTCTCACCGGGTATAGTGTATAAAACACAACAAAAATATCAAAAAGAGCAAGTCTACTCTAACGCCGTAAATTTGCTGGATGCCGCTCAAAGACAACAAAGACAAGTAGATGAGGCGCCCTGAGCGCCAGGATGATGCGAGGAAGGACGGGCTACATGAAAGAAGCGTTGGTGAAGGAATGAGGTACGGAACCGGCCCGCTGTCGGCCGTGGGTATTTTGCTTCATGAGCGAATCCGAGCCCGTCATTCGTAAAGGTGTGAAGGTAGGTCAACGTTGCAGGAGTGCAATCGTTTTTCGAAGGCTTCGGCAAGTGTGTCGGGCTTCATTGTAAGATTTTTGCGTCATTGTCCAGGAGCTCATACTCTGGCAGAAGGTCATTCGTGATCGTAACTCTCCTGTCATCGAAGCCCCGCGTCGCTCGGGGTTTAGAAGTACAAAGCCGCGCGTGAACTTTACGCAGGAAGTGCAGGTTTCGGGGCTGTCGCTATTGGGCCGTGCCTCATCCCAGCAACAGCCATAGCGCCGACCTCAGCAATTGTGATCTGCAAATGACCTCATCGCCATCCCATTCCTGATCCAGGGGGCTGAAACTGCGCACTTCCACCGAAGGACGTCCTAGAACTAAGTAAGCCCATGCCGGGGTCCATGAACGTCTGCGCCCACTCTTCTTGATTCAGCATTTCGTCGAACTGCATGCTCTGTCCTGAGATATGGTGCATGCTGGGGCTGCCAGAATGAAGCGGTTGGCCCCGTTGCGCCTGTGCAGCCTGCATCAAATACATGGGCATAGGACCGAAAAGCTGTGCCTCGCTTTCGTGACGTCTTGGAGGTCCCGCGGGCACACTGCTCGGAGCAAACATGGCGGGATATGGTTTCATGTCAATGCCGGATGTTGGACCGACCACGGAAGGAGAATCAAGTCTGCGATCGAAAGCCTGAGGGTGTTTATTTTCAAAAGTGGTCATTGGTGGGTTCGGGTAGGCCAATGGATCTGCGGAAGGGAACATCATAGTCGATATGTCCG
This genomic interval from Ascochyta rabiei chromosome 5, complete sequence contains the following:
- a CDS encoding Alpha-galactosidase; translation: MLCSTKLVASVVLAGVVASQHAITANGGNFTLTGDDSSYLFHVNTENGDLISDHFGAPVTDFIPPAYILPWGWHDSRANDRREFPDVGRSDIRLPAIHIEHSDGDTVSAFLYQSHEIVPGKPSIAGFPATYGGDADVTTLQVQLYDNVSAVGAVLSYSIFPKYNAVARSFKLTNNGTGDIVVERAASFSFDFPNLDFEVIEPHGDWYHEFNTVRRKVDYGETSFRSTEGYAGHTHNPFYALVSPSTTESGGEAWGFNLIWSGSFEATIEKASNGYVRALLGLNPLHTSIRVAPGGTFQSPEAVAVYSSSGIGGVSRAYHDLYRNHLSRHKATHETRPILLNSWEGLSFNINDTAIVDLAGQAADLGIELLVVDDGWFGRSYPRNNDSLGLGDWTPNPVKFPQGLGPPIDQIIRIDVANATTNASTNSPMKFGIWVEPEMVNLNSTLYNEHPDWVLHAGKHARTLTRNQFVLNVGLPEVQDFIIETLSNLLDSGSVRYIKWDNNRGMHELARPSDTYQYILGLYHVIDTLTTKYPDVLWEGCASGGGRFDAGLLHYWPQHWTSDNTDAADRLQIQLGTSLVYPPSAMGCHIAKSPNGVTGRATSFTYRGHVAMMCGSFGLELNPHELSEEETAALPAIMAEAHRINPIVISGHFYRLAGPQASNWPAVQFVSADGNEAVVIAFQQQYTTKPAAPPLRLQGLDPKARYFNSLDNGTYSGATYANAGINAGWDRGVYQSKLIWLEKQ
- a CDS encoding ATP adenylyltransferase, which gives rise to MAARRKHTYTSVSETNGSAPITAGMPGGTIKPATSSARRSPFLPTRLEALLISIYPATLLMGSIISTISPASRAAPYSADSQSHPPEFAPSYFALKKNVFNVYFVKIGWFWATLAFAMFVLMHPGFGRGLSARRARAVLRYTVVTTWWVLVTQWCFGPPLIDRGFKLTGGACELARDPLARAEMSDTKEFITAATCKAVGGSWKGGHDISGHVFLLIMGSSLLWLEFLPALTRVEGLRDGRLITLPDGKVASVSVEKEVQKPEGEATARGVKFALGVAALMWWMLLMTAAYFHTWFEKFTGLAVAFAGLYTVYFAPRGVPAMRAYLGMPGV
- a CDS encoding Protein-tyrosine-phosphatase — its product is MPTTTSRTYTSVPSFGAVFGAEPPRNLTHNLPPAQTTDHDPSTVHGNNVAQRTSSGNTTHGAPFSSFHNHHDSRDSNSTASSDNSPTTTISTMDSSSVTDPSPGPSPESPVPKSTNHSFAADFRARRPETADGTSSTTNFFELQRPATPAKKARNLKNLGINTTTSLTNLRAQAPAALAAPDNKEKNSSAPPSPLFIKPPTPPRRRPSNLSLTIATPGINDNKPTRLVIPSTPSLGRPALRHFQSSPSLPLCSPSVAPAGGMKLPALRPIVTKSSGLSEVPFEMEEEEEEPNFDIPQSKEEKPAAYPNGPICIYPAGVYLYFEPTAEQAATFDVIVNVASEVQNPFTSSNSESQKDLNARRVDGPAAENVDFAALSQQPKSTFGFGNDSPTTPKATPPVLQTIQPGETVLNGKTYRTPEYIHMPWEHNTDIVPDLYKLVKVMDDRVKRGKRVLVHCQCGVSRSASLVVAYGLYKEPEVSVQEAYDKAKKRSKWIGPNMNLIMQLQEFRNGLLRQNQNSRSQNQGFGRRVGFPSTAATNNRFSCPNPERDDVSGSRVPQTAPLPPDTDMSMQRASTGNMMAISPGPLSAPSGAFGARFRNSWDSSQSNFDLSPTSTPNTIPYVDPKGHVVPVVEVTVNGPPLTPMEVPAIPEIVHPEPEPTLQAPNVPNFSRQLSLRSYSDAPVERSIETKSTHLAPMKPMGFAPLKSPVALTFNIPSYSTQQDRDDDYEIKSPVKTSFDLPWPSEYDEPEPSLLAPKAQDSFYLGAPPKSPMFPPPRLTLPKSRSDRSEKPCGFLPFRPAQEADQSAQSETFARTENPPALEQASKLASPTFGSFPEVAFSPSRVLDTGSKSPRAAEFHMAPLRPTTADEDPFGLTSPTRRDFSSGNPFDNLASSQHFGCDDRRPAFQAILPPSHQTFNGFASLDGHARTPSNQTLEQPLAPIQAPPPKRKLNIDSRVDSLSAFPETNVIAATPTQASNQVMPPERPQTPRTKEFLATPAKAIRTRFSAPNMKEQRQLSKLQSEMESKLANRPEAPQQAMDDLDALMSPRAEEFTRNPFHLDLRPSAEEVSPASSDETIKDEKNSHTWSKAPRPWTPEKLTVDPRSPAQTGSSPIVRNIWDVL